A window of Aurantibacillus circumpalustris genomic DNA:
CTAATAGCTTTACCGCAGCACCTTTTGTAGCAACTGTTTATAATGCCATTGGGAAAAGTATAAACACCTGTACTAATGTTGGGATAGTATTTATTGAGGTAAATCCATGTACAGAGATATTTGAAAATGGCGCTAAAGTTAATGTCATAAGAATTTTTCCGAACCCATCTGATGGAAAATTCGAATTAGAGTTTAAAACAAATGACTCAAAAAAAATCACGCTGTTTAGCCTAGAAGGAAAAATAGTTTTCGAATTTATCTCAAATAAAATTTTTGAAAGTATCAATTTGTCTGACATGGCAAGGGGATTTTACAATATTCAAATCGAATACGGAGCAAATAAGATAAATAGAAAATTGATTTTACAATAGAAGAATGGTTATAATAAACTAAGAAATCTAAGTAAATTAGCTCTCAATAAATTTTTATGGAATATAGAAGACTTGGTAAATCGGGATTACAACTCAGTGTGCTTTCTTTTGGAAGTTGGGTGACGTTTGGAAAACAAATTGGAAATACAACGGCAGACGAACTGATGAGTATTGCATACGACAATGGCGTTAACTTTTTTGACAATGCCGAAGTATATGCACGTGGTAAATCAGAGCTAGTAATGGGCGAGGTTTTAAAAAACAAGACCTGGAGTAGGAGTTCGTATTGCCTAAGTTCTAAAATTTATTTTGGTTACGAAGAAAATAAACCTAACCAAATGGGCTTATCTAGAAAACACATAGTAGAGGGTTGTCATGCTGCATTAAAACGGTTGCAGCTGGATTACATCGATCTTTTATTTTGTCACCGTCCTGATAAAAGCACACCTATTGAAGAAACGGTTTGGGCAATGAACACGCTTATTCAACAAGGAAAGATTTTGTATTGGGGAACTAGTGAGTGGGCCAATGATGAACTGATGGCAGCTTTTGTATTTGCTGAAAAAAATCACTTGATCGGACCAACTATGGAGCAGCCTCAATACAATATGTTTGAACGCACAAAAATTGAAAAAGATTTCTTGTTGTTATTTAGAGACTTTGGATTAGGAACTACTATATGGAGTCCGCTCGCCAGCGGTTTGCTAACGGGTAAATATAATTCTGGCATGCCAAGTGAAACACGCCTTACAATGGAAGGAATGGACTGGCTGAAAGAACGAACATTAGGCGACGAAACACGCATTGAAAAAACGAGGCATTTAAATCTACTTGCCAAAGAACTCGGAATAACTTTACCAAAGCTTGGAATAGCTTGGTGCATTAAGAATCCAAATGTGAGTACAGCTATTTTAGGAGCTAGTAAACCTGAGCAACTAAAGGAAAATTTGACAGCAATTGATGTTTTACCTCTGTTAACTGTTGAAGTGATCGAGAGAATAGAAACAATACTTCAAAACAAACCTGTTCAACCTTTATTCTAAAATGAAAAGCCTGCAAAATTGATTTACAGGCTTTTTTCTCTTCGTTGAGCAAATTATTTTTTGTCGTTCGCTTTTGAATTTTCTGAAACAAATTTCAAACTAACACTGTTCACGCAGTAACGTTGCCCGGTAGCAGTTGGACCATCATCGAAAATATGTCCAAGATGGCCGCCACATTTAGCGCAAACAATTTCAGTACGAACCATACCGTGGGAAAAATCTTTTATTTGTTTCACACGGTCTCCACCAGCAATGTTATTGTCGAAACTTGGCCATCCGCAATGACTATTAAATTTCTGATCACTCGTGAACAATTCCGTTCCACACCCTGCACAAGTGTATACCCCCTTCTCAGAAAAATCATTGTATTCGCCAGTACCTGGACGCTCGGTGCCTTTTTGTCTTAATACATCATATTGTTCAGGTGTAAGAGTTTTTTTCCATTCGGCATCTGTTTTGTTATAGCTTGTTTCCATAGGTTTTGATGTTTTTTCGGTATGAGTTGAATTTGAGTTTGAAGCTGGAGTGTTAGTCTGACACGAAGCTAAACCAAAAATCAAAAAAAATACTGATGTGCTTATTAATTTTTTCATAATACTAGGTTTATCAAAGATACGAGAATAGAAAAGTTTCGGTTTTTTGATTTACATAAATTAACGCTTGTCTTTTTTAGCTAATTACATACTGCCTACTGCCAACTATTTTTTGCTCCTCAGCTTAATTTCCTCCAACAAAGTTTCTTCGCTTCCACTTTTTTGATTCAAATGAATAAACGAACCCTCTCCTTTATTCGCAATATCTTTTAAATTTCTAAGGGCAGTTTTATCTTCGCCAAAAGCTACGGTTGTAATTATTATTTTTTTCTCTTGCTGCCTTTTTTTCCAGGTAAGAAAATCGTCGCGTTCAAATTTAAATTCTCCATCAGAGGCCATTATTATTTGATTGTTTCCTTCTTCAATAAAATGTTTCTGTGAGAGTAATTGACTAAATAATATTGCCGTTCTTCCAGAGGTCATTCCTTTTGCTTTTAAACTATCTACCAATGTGTGCAAGTTTTGTTTGTTTGTTCCGCAAATTGCTTCACTCAGTAAGTTTACTTTTGAAGCATAGGTTACTAAACTTATGGTGTCAATGTCTCTGGCTGCATCAATTAATCTGTGTAGGGCGGTTTTCATAATTGGTAATTTTAAAGAATCACGCATGGAGCTACTTATGTCTAAGAGAAAAAGTATGTTGTTAGGTTTGTAATTCTCTTTAGAGAATTTATCAATAACTACTTCCTTTAAAGGCAATTCGGGTTTTGGAGTACCTGTGATTATTAGCGGTTCTGAGCTTCTTGGCAATTTATTTGAATTGTCTCTTTTTACAGGCGTATTTGGAATTACAATTGGCTCTTCATTAATCGAAACTGGATTAGTTTTTCTTTTACCAAAGTAAACGCAAGCCATTTTATCGTTCGTTTTTACTGTCGCAATATTTCCAGCGAGCGTTAATTCATAAGGTGTTTCTTTATCGGTAGATACTAGGTTGATTTTCTTTTTAAACTTGCCATTATGTTCAGGAATAAAAGAAATAACCAGTAAACACGTGTCGTTTGGAAGTAAAGTTTTTTTGGTCGTGTAAATTTTCACGCCCTGATCTGCATCAGCACGCATTAAAAAAATCTTTTTAGAGCTAGTGTTTGTAAGAACAACATCTCCCTTTATCTCATAAGCTTCTTTAATGTTCCCTAAATCAATATACTGTTCACTAAAACTAATTTGTGAAATAGAAAACAGTGGTAAAAAAAGAAGGAAATAAAATAATTTGATCATGTATAGTAACAATAACAACAAACGAACCAAAAAGTCACAAGCTCTTAATCTGCCTTCATAAAAAATGTAAAAGTCTAACCTTTCTCGCCTTCAATGGCCATGCCGCGCATAGTGAAAAGAACTACAAATCCAATTATAAAATAAACTATCAAGGATAAAATTGCAGGACGCATACCACCCATCGTTTCACTGATTAGGCCAAATGTTACTGTTCCTATTATCATTCCTAACTTTTCCATTACATCGTAAAAGCTAAAAAAGCTAGCATGATCTTCTGTTTGAGGTAATAGCTTGCTGTAGGTGCTGCGAGACAGTGATTGAATACCTCCCATTACAAATCCAACAAGAAAAGCAACTATATAAAAATGCATTGGAAGTCGAACATACACATAAGTAAATACGCAAATAAAAATCCAAATTAGTACAGCAAACATGAGCGATTTAATGTTACCAGTTTTTCTTGACATCCAAGAAAAAAAGTAAGAGCCGGCGATGCCAACAAACTGAATTATCAGGATGCTAATAATTAATGAAGATGTTTTAGCTTGTTCATTTTCCCAAGCAATTTCATTTCTTGCAAATAAAACCGCAACAACCATTACAGTTTGCACCCCCATGTTATAAAAAAAGTATCCTGATAAAAATCTAGGCAGTCTCGGTAATTTGATAATTTGCTTCGCAACGCCTAATAATTCTCTAAATCCTTTTGAAAGAAGATTTTTTCGTTCAACGCCATGGGCTTTGTGATCACGTAATGGAAGATTGCGAAAAGTATATTGAGCAAAACCCATCCACCACAAACCGGTTAACAAGAACGAATATTTAACCTTAAAAAAACCTGTCTTTACAAGTACCCCATCAACAAGTGTTTCTTCGTATTTAAAAACCATTATTCCAATTAAACAAACAATCAGTAATAAAGAGCTTCCAAAATAACCTAGTGAAAATCCTTTAGCACTTACTTTATCTTGGTTTTCAACACTAGCAATTTCAGGCAAATAAGAATTATAATAAACAAGACTCCCCCAAAAACCAATAGTTGCAGTAATAAATGGTAAAAAACTTAATTCTAAATGTTCTCTTGAAAAAAAATACAGGCACATGCATGAAACGGAACCTAAGTAGCAGAAAAATTGCAGAAAACGTTTTTTGTTTCCTAAATAATCGGCTATGCCACTTAGAATAGGTGCAATTAAAACAACAATGGAGAGTGCAAAAGCATATACAAAAGAATAGATGTTTTGATTTTCGAAATTATGTCCGAAAAACTGAACGGTGTGGCCAATGAATTCTTTGCCTGAATGCGTTGTTACATAATCGTAAAAGTTTGGGAAAATGGCTGAAGTAATTACGAGAGGAAAGACTGAATTGGCCCAATCGTAAAAGGTCCAAGCCCTAATAGTTTTCGGATTATCTTTTTCTATTAAATTCATAATATATAATTTAATTAATGTGAAACTTTAGGACACGTATAAATCTATGTTTATTTTTTTATAATCTCAAATTCAACCCTTCTGTTTTTTATTCGACCTTCCTCGGTTTCATTATCTGCTATTGGAAAGGAACTTCCAAACCCGCGATAGAGCATTTTATTTTGCACTCCTTTTTTTATGAGATATTCAAAAACTTCCCGAGCCCGCAATTCGCTGACTTTTTGATTTCTAAATTTTAATCCAACATTATCGCTATGCCCATTGATTTGTATTTCTATTCTAGGATTTAAAAGAAGATATTGCGCTAGTTTATTTAACTCGATATATGACTCAGGCAAAAGATAATATTTCCCATTTACAAACGATATATTATTCAAACCTATTGCTTCACCTATTTTGACATCTTCTTTAACTTGGAGTGTGGAATCTTTCCATTGTTCCAAATAATTCGGACCAACGCGTTCTACCGCAATTTTTTCTTCAAACTGTGGTGCCCTAATTAATTTAATATCATCAACAAAATAATAGGATTCTTTGGGTCCAATCCTAAATACGTCAATTCTCACCATATCTTTTTTAATAATGGAGGCAAAATTCCCAATGGTAATGTATTTTTCTCCGCCATCAGCTTTGTAAAAACCTTTAATGGTAAACCACTGATAGCCTTTCATTAACCCTCCCTTAACGCAAACGGTATCTATCATGTTTGATTTTACAACGTCTGATTGGCCTTTGTAACCCCCTTTAGTAAAAAGCACACCAAAAGACCTTAGGATAGCGTTGCTCCAGAACGCCAGACGAACGTGCATGGAGTATTCGTAAATAGTGCCCCTGTGCAGTGATTCAACTAACTTAACTTGTAAAAACTCTTTATATTTTCTTCGGAAGCGAAAACCTGTATAGCAATACCCGCTGTAGGCTCCCTTTTGAATGGTAGTATCGTTTTTAAGTGGATTGTGATAATAATCAATCGTTTCTATAGGACGCCATGGAACAGCTTTCCTAATATCATTGGCCTTTTTCCTATAATTTTCGAAACTCCCATTGGGTATCAGGTTTTTCTCTGGTTTTTGGTCAACAACTATTTGAGCAACCGAGGCAATGCTGGCAAATACCAATATAATAACAAGAAAACACCTCATTCTGTACAAAAATAGACTTAAATCAAAATTTTGCGGGAAATTCTTTTTAACACTTGCTTATTCAAAAAAAATCGTATATTTGCCTTCCCAAAAATGGGAAAACAAAAGAAATTACAAGACAATGGCAAACCATAAATCAGCAATTAAACGCATTCGCTCTAACGACGCAAAAAGAATT
This region includes:
- a CDS encoding potassium channel beta subunit family protein, whose protein sequence is MEYRRLGKSGLQLSVLSFGSWVTFGKQIGNTTADELMSIAYDNGVNFFDNAEVYARGKSELVMGEVLKNKTWSRSSYCLSSKIYFGYEENKPNQMGLSRKHIVEGCHAALKRLQLDYIDLLFCHRPDKSTPIEETVWAMNTLIQQGKILYWGTSEWANDELMAAFVFAEKNHLIGPTMEQPQYNMFERTKIEKDFLLLFRDFGLGTTIWSPLASGLLTGKYNSGMPSETRLTMEGMDWLKERTLGDETRIEKTRHLNLLAKELGITLPKLGIAWCIKNPNVSTAILGASKPEQLKENLTAIDVLPLLTVEVIERIETILQNKPVQPLF
- the msrB gene encoding peptide-methionine (R)-S-oxide reductase MsrB, whose protein sequence is MKKLISTSVFFLIFGLASCQTNTPASNSNSTHTEKTSKPMETSYNKTDAEWKKTLTPEQYDVLRQKGTERPGTGEYNDFSEKGVYTCAGCGTELFTSDQKFNSHCGWPSFDNNIAGGDRVKQIKDFSHGMVRTEIVCAKCGGHLGHIFDDGPTATGQRYCVNSVSLKFVSENSKANDKK
- a CDS encoding VWA domain-containing protein is translated as MIKLFYFLLFLPLFSISQISFSEQYIDLGNIKEAYEIKGDVVLTNTSSKKIFLMRADADQGVKIYTTKKTLLPNDTCLLVISFIPEHNGKFKKKINLVSTDKETPYELTLAGNIATVKTNDKMACVYFGKRKTNPVSINEEPIVIPNTPVKRDNSNKLPRSSEPLIITGTPKPELPLKEVVIDKFSKENYKPNNILFLLDISSSMRDSLKLPIMKTALHRLIDAARDIDTISLVTYASKVNLLSEAICGTNKQNLHTLVDSLKAKGMTSGRTAILFSQLLSQKHFIEEGNNQIIMASDGEFKFERDDFLTWKKRQQEKKIIITTVAFGEDKTALRNLKDIANKGEGSFIHLNQKSGSEETLLEEIKLRSKK
- a CDS encoding MFS transporter gives rise to the protein MNLIEKDNPKTIRAWTFYDWANSVFPLVITSAIFPNFYDYVTTHSGKEFIGHTVQFFGHNFENQNIYSFVYAFALSIVVLIAPILSGIADYLGNKKRFLQFFCYLGSVSCMCLYFFSREHLELSFLPFITATIGFWGSLVYYNSYLPEIASVENQDKVSAKGFSLGYFGSSLLLIVCLIGIMVFKYEETLVDGVLVKTGFFKVKYSFLLTGLWWMGFAQYTFRNLPLRDHKAHGVERKNLLSKGFRELLGVAKQIIKLPRLPRFLSGYFFYNMGVQTVMVVAVLFARNEIAWENEQAKTSSLIISILIIQFVGIAGSYFFSWMSRKTGNIKSLMFAVLIWIFICVFTYVYVRLPMHFYIVAFLVGFVMGGIQSLSRSTYSKLLPQTEDHASFFSFYDVMEKLGMIIGTVTFGLISETMGGMRPAILSLIVYFIIGFVVLFTMRGMAIEGEKG
- a CDS encoding OmpA family protein — protein: MRCFLVIILVFASIASVAQIVVDQKPEKNLIPNGSFENYRKKANDIRKAVPWRPIETIDYYHNPLKNDTTIQKGAYSGYCYTGFRFRRKYKEFLQVKLVESLHRGTIYEYSMHVRLAFWSNAILRSFGVLFTKGGYKGQSDVVKSNMIDTVCVKGGLMKGYQWFTIKGFYKADGGEKYITIGNFASIIKKDMVRIDVFRIGPKESYYFVDDIKLIRAPQFEEKIAVERVGPNYLEQWKDSTLQVKEDVKIGEAIGLNNISFVNGKYYLLPESYIELNKLAQYLLLNPRIEIQINGHSDNVGLKFRNQKVSELRAREVFEYLIKKGVQNKMLYRGFGSSFPIADNETEEGRIKNRRVEFEIIKK